AGAGGTCAGTATGTCCTCACACCGTCCATCTACACAGAGGTCAGTATCTCCTCACACCGTCCATCTACACAGAGGTCAGTATCTCCTCACACCGTCCGTCTACACAGAGGTCAGTATCTCCAACACCATCCGTCTACACAGAGGTCAGTATCTCCTCACACCGTCCATCTACACAGAGGTCAGTATCTCCTCACACCGTCCATCTACACAGAGGTCAGTATCTCCTCACACTGTCTATGTACCCAGAGGTCAGTATCTCCTCACACCGTCCATCTACACAGAGGTCAGTATCTCCTCACACCGTCCATCTACACAGAGGTCAGTATCTCCTCACACCGTCCATCTACACAGAGGTCAGTATCTCCTCACACCGTCCATCTACACAGAGGTCAGTATCTCCTCACACTGTCTatgtacacagaggtcagtatCTCCAACACCATCCGTCTACACAGAGGTCAGTATCTCCTCACACCATCCatgtacacagaggtcagtatCTCCACAGGGTCCATGTGGGTGGAAGATAGCAGCAGTACAGGGCTCACAGGAGACCCCACCTCAATAGACCctcacttgttttttttgtttttttgttttttttttaaattatttatttattatgtatacaatattctgtttgtgtgtctgcctgcaggccagaagagggcaccagaccccattacagatggttgtgagccaccatgtggttgctgggaattgaactcaggacctttggaagagcaggcaatgctcttaacctctgagccatctctccagccatttgtttttttttttaaagatagtatCATTCTGTAACCATGACTGGCTTAAAATTCACTATGAAGCCCAGGTTGACTATAGGCTAATGGGTAATCccccgcctcagcctcccaagtgctacttGAGTTGGTGACGATGCACCCACTGACGTTAGTGGTTACTGCTTCCCATACATGGCTGTCTCCTTCCACTTGTTGAAGCTTTTCTCAACTGTAATGTGAGCTTAAGTCTTTCCCTATTCACTTGGATTCTCAGGTTTAACTGTATCTTCTGGGCCAGCACAGGTTTCCTGAACCAGAGAGGTCCCTGTTCGTATCTCCcaagcttctctgatgattaagaGGCCCACGCTTCTCTAGTAGAGACCCAGTTTCATTTCCCTGTTGACGAGGTCTCACAGAGCTGGATACAGGAGAAGAGATGAGCTCTTCCTCCTCTTGGCAGAAGTTcccaggaagagggaaatgagggCTCAGGGTGTGGGCATAGCAGGAGGAACTGTGATCACCGCCAGGCCTGGAGGGAGGAGGGTACAGGTGGCACCCCTCCCTGTTCTCTCTGCATGGGACCTCACCCATCCCCAGACATGGCTGAGGCTGTTGAGGTTGGGTCTCTCCATTGCCAGGCATGCAGAGGTTGGTTTAGCTGCGCTCCCCACAGAACTGGCCGGCGTGTCCTGTCCCCGTCAGCTTTGGCTTCATCTCCCAGCCCCCCACTCCTTTTTTACACAGATATTAGAACAAGGGTCGGGTTCCAGATTTGTAGCCGTTTGCTTCTGTGCTGGGCCAGGACCCTAGTCTGTCTAAGGGGTGGGGCAGGCTAGATGAAAGCTGGGGGTCCAGCCCACCTTCCTGCCCAaatcaccttccttccttccttccttccttccttccttccttccttccttccttccttccttccttccttcctttctttccgagacagggtttctctgtggttttggagcctgtcctggaactagctcttgtagaccaggctggtctcgaactcacagagatccgcctgcctctgcctccgagtgctgggattaaaggcgtgcgccaccaccgcccggctcacctttctttctttctctgtctagtTTCCAGACGAGACCTTGAGGAGTGGGGAGCTGTTGAACATGATCGTGGCTGTTATTGACTCTGCACAGGTGAGCACTGGGCTTTGGCGTCTGCAGCAAGTCCTAGAGAGCCGGGCTGGGGAAGCCAGGCTCTGTGTTCTCTAAGCCTGTACACGACAGCCCACACCCCCAGGCATTCTGCCTCCCGCTGCATGAGGGTGCCCTTCAGGCCATTAGGGCTAGGAAGGGAAAGCAAAGCCCAAGAAAGAAGCTGGtatttctccatgttctctgGAAGTTCATATTTGCACAGAGAAAGCTGAGGGTGGGCAAGAGCATGCGTGTGTACACGCTCATACATAAGTGTTTTGTTCTTGCCTGGCCTTCTCTTtggctcaaaataaaaatgtttgggCCATTTCTCCTTGACCTTCTCTATGCACAGGACTCCTAGAGATTGTAACTTCTGtgcactgcccccacccccaccccagttttttgagacagggtttctttttgcagccctggctgtcctggctctcATTTCTGCTCATATCCACTCAGAGCAACTTAGCACTGAGAATCCTTCTTATGCCTTTCCCTACTCACACTAGGTCAGAGCCCAGCCTCCAGGGTCTTCTCACTTCAGGCCAGACCGAGATGGTTCCTTTCCTTTATATCAGGGTGTGGGGAGTTTTTCCACAACAGGCCTGTTCCCCTACAAACCTGTTGCTGTTGTAGCCGACCTGTCTACCCTTCCAAACTGTGTCATGCCTTTTCCTCCTGACCTTCGGCCTCTCATAGAGCTAATGGGTCTGATGCTTTCttttccagctccaggagctggTGTGCCACGTGATGATGGGGAACCTGGTCATGTTTCGGAAGGACTCGGTCCTCAACATACTCAGTAAGTAACCAGTCTTCAGGTACCTGGGAGTGAAAGGGGCCTCAGCTATTTAACAGTGACAGAAAAGTTGTTCTGGTCATAGAACATTGGGAGGTAGAACGCCGAGTTTCCTGATCTCTGTGCTTACTCTGTAGCATCAAGGGTCCTTACCCTCACCTCTCTAGCCCTTGGATTGCAGGGAATATGGCAGTCCTCAGAGATGGTAGCAGTGGTGttgtctgggaagagaaaggatctAGATTTTTAGCTCCATCTGTTGGGGTTCTGCTAGTGAGTGTATCAACCATGTGTATATTTGAGAGAGATAGCAGGCAGACAGGagtttcttccatctcttctagTTCAGAGCCTAGACTGGGAAACCTTTGAGCAGTACTGTGCCTGGCAGCTCTTCCTGGCCCATAACATCCCCTTGGAGACCATTATCCCCATCCTGCAGCACCTCAAATACAAGGGTGAGTAGGACCGGGCCACAGGCTAGAGGAAGGTGAGCCAGCCTTCTGTGAGCAGGGCACCAGGCCTCAGCAGCTCCAGACTTCTTCCTGGCTCCTGGAACAAGGCTGTCTTCTGTCCTGGTGGTTGGCTGGGGTAGGAGAGGTGCTCACTGCTCGTGTTAACTCCTGAATTGATACGTTCCCTGAACAACCTCTCCTCCCCACAGAGCACCCAGAGGCCCTGTCCTGTCTCCTGCTTCAGCTGCGAAGAGAGAAGTGAGTTCCAAACCAGGTGGCTCCGGGTCCCAGCATGCCTTTGGTCCTGCTTTCCTGTCATGGCCGTCCACCTATCCCCTGCCCTCTTCCTATCTCTACCCTCCTCTGTATGACTTAGAAACAAGCAGCTCACTGCACTGCCCTCAGAGGTGGGAGGTCGGGACTGGACACACCTGTTTTCTTCCCTACACTCCTCAGACTGGCACAGGTTCATTAAAAGGGAAGGATCAGAGGCAAGGGACCACACCCGCCCTCACCCCCCTAACAGAAGAGCCAGCTGGAGCCATCGCATTGCTTGACGGAGGTGtagtggcagaggcagaaggcccCATTCTATCTTAGCTGCACCGCTGGCAGCTCCTTGGACAAATGAGGCAACAGTCAAGTGCCTCTTcctatgtttttgcttttgtttgtttttgttttggtttgtttttgagacagggttctcgtAATTTTGTGGCCAGAGGTCACTCAGCTGCTGATTCTTCTGCCCCTGTTTGGGCATTACAGCCTTCTTGTCTTGCCTGAAACCCTAGAGAAAGTGGTGATATAGCCTCTCATCTCCCTCAGGCTATAGCAGAATGGGGCTAACGGGCGTATTAAGCATGCTGTACCCCTTTGCTTCTTGGGACTTCTGCCACCTGCTCTGGGGAGAGTCAGGCCTCATTCTCAGCAGACCTCGTGTCTCCTACCAGCACAGAAGTGGAGCAATCTCCTCACTTCTCATGTAGCTTCTGCAGAGAAGGATACCAGGAATTCCTTGGCccaaagaaaagggggagagggatgTGAGAGTAGGAAGCCACAGGGGTAAGGAGgctggggtttggagagagatgtaGCCGTTCTCGAGGTCAGGCAGCTCCGTATACATGACACCAGCTTGCTTTCCTTCACAGGCCCAGTGAGGAAATGGTGAAGATGGTGCTGAGCAGGCCCTGCCATCCCGACGACCAGTTCACCACCAGCATCCTGAGGCACTGGTGCATGAAGCACGATGAGCTGCTGGCAGAGCACATAAAGGCCCTGCTCATCAAGAACAACAGCCTTCCCCGCAAGAGGCAGAGGTAGCGCTGGCACCGTCCCGGGCTGCCGGTGCTATACCAGCCGGGTTTGTGGGTGACATCTAATAGAGGACCACACTCCCTGAGCCCTCCCTAGCCCTGGGTGCTTTAGGACTGCCTCTGACATAGAGAGGGACCCCAGTGGAGTGGGGAGTATTTGATTCTCTGCCTCCCCATACAGCCTCAGGAGCTCTAGCAGCAAGCTGGCCCAGCTGACCCTGGAGCAGATCTTGGAGCACCTGGACAACCTGAGACTCAACCTCGCCAATACCAAGCAGAACTGTATGCCGCCTCCCGTCCTGCTCCCTTTTCTTTGGCCATTTGGGGGGGCGGTGCTGCCCTGGTTCAAATCCCCTTCTGCCAGTCAGGGGACAAGGATGAGATACCAAGACCACTGTTCAAACCTGCAGAAGAAAGGCTTTTGGTGCTGTGTAGTAAGCCTCCTGACATTAACTGAGCttccctgtctcctttccttAGTTTTTAGCCAGACACCAATCCTCCAGGCGCTGCAGCATGTCCAGGCGAGCTGTGACGAAGCCCACAAGATGAAGTGAGCTTCCTTCTACCTGGGCTGTGGaaagtggtggggaggagaggtcTCCTGGGGTCGAGAAACAGACTGGGTTCGGTGCTGAGAACATGGTGAGGGGCCTTGAGTGGGCTGCTCATCTCAGGAAGCATGTTCCTCTTAGGTTCAGCGACCTCTTCTCCCTGGCGGAGGAATACGAGGACTCTTCCACTAAGCCACCCAAGAGCCGGAGGAAGGCAGCCCTGTCCAGCCCTCGAAGTCGAAAGAATGCCGCACAGCCCCCCAATGCTGAAGAAGAGTCAGGCTCCAGCAGTGCCTCAGTGAGTCCCACAGCCAGTGtgcaggaggaggggagtgatGGGCACTGGTGAGGTGTGGCCAGCCACTGCCCAGGCTGGTCATTGCCTTCTGCCCCTCATTTCTTCCAGGAGGAAGAAGATACGAAGCCCAAGCCCACCAAACGGAAACGAAAAGGTTCCTCTGCCGTGGGTTCTGACAGTGACTGAGGCCCGGTGTTCCCACCCCGCCCCAGCCTGAGAGATGCAAGGGTATACCCTTCCTAGCCCCTCACTTGGGGGAGGATCGAGCTGCTTCCTGTGGCCCAGCCTGAGAAACTTCCCTGCAGccccacccttcctcctctccgGGCCTCCAGCTCTTTTCATCCCCTCTTCACTGCTGCTCCACTGGTAGGTTTTCACAGCAGCCGGAGGCTGCAAAACCAGATCATGGCGGAAGTCCTTAGCCTTTGGCTCCTCCCCCAGTCTCCAAAGAGCCATTTGGACAGAGAAGGGAGCAATCAAGAGGCTGCTGGACAGAGAAGCTAGGCCGACAGAAGTGCGGCGTGAATGGCGTCCTGCTTCCGTTCAGTCTGCATTTGTTCTGAACAGACTTGTAGTCTGTGGACGGTGGTCTGTACACCAGTGTGACGTGGGCAGTGCCCATCTGGACAGATGCCACAGCCATCAGAAAAGAACCCGATGACAGCGCGAGAGCCTCTTGCTGCACCTGGGATGCTTGGGTTGGCCCATCATTGGCACTTCAAGCTGAGCCAGAGCCCAGGGGAGTCCCAGAGGCAAGCTCCTCAGAACTGTCAAATGGCCTGATTTCTGtggttctgtttttgctttttcttttggcaaAGATAATCgagttttaaaattgtttttaagtgaTAATGAAGCAAGCCAGAGCATCTTTTGAGCCTGTGTTATCTGTGTTCAGCTGTGGTAGGTGCCTCTGTTTAATTAGATGCCTCTACTTgtgccttccccctcccccaacaaaatGTCTACAAGAGGGACTTGGCTGCCCTTCCACTAAAAGTGTGAGTCAGGCATCTGACCTTTCCACTCAGAAGCTGATGCTGGCACCAACTCCCCGCAGGATGGCCTTGCCTATTGCTTCTCAGGAACCTCATCTTTTGGAGGGTgcaggggagatggttcagtagatcCACACTTGGCATCCAagcgtgaggaccagagttccggCCCCGGAACCCATGTCAATGCTAGGTGGATGTGGTAGCCTGCCCGTGATCACAAAGCTCAGAGGGCAGTAAGGTGGCTAGCCAGCTACACTCAGTGTTGGTGAGCTCGGGGTTCAGGAGTGAGTTCTGGGAGGATCCTGGTCCTCCCCACCCACAAATACACATGCGatcacatgcaaacatgcacgtACTCCACACATTCCATTCCAGATTGTCCAAAAGCTAGTATTTGTCTCCGCTTTGTTAGGTGTGTGCTTTCTAAGCGAGCAGGGAAGGATGCTCCACGCTGAGTTTTGAAGGAGAGAGGACCAAAGTTCTAATACCAGGGATAGGAGACGCTCCTCCTGGTCTGACCACTGATGTCACCATGTAGCAGCAGAGAATCCCAGGCAGGCCATGCTTCGGGTGGAGGGGTGTGCAGACAGTTCAGTGCATATGCTTCCTTGGTTCAGCCTAGACTCCAGGGCGTCCGTGCTCCTTTAAAGCCACTACTCCTTTCTAGACTCTTAACCACCAGaggcctctttcttcctcctcccatccccagtTTCCACTGCACCCATTAAAACCAGGATGGGAAGCATTTGCTGGCTGGTCCCAATTATTATATCCTTGCCTAAAATGGAGGGCCTCCTTCCAAAACTCTGGCAGTCTGGCCTCCACCTTTCCCCTACTTAACTCTCAGGCCCCCACCCATTCCCTGGGGTTGCTACTGCTGCTGGTAGCTGAACGTCCTGCCTGGGCTTGCAGAACTGAACGGGCCAGGGTCCAAATTATTTAGTCTACTTGGAAAGAGAGCAATGGTACCGACCCATCACGGGTGATAAAGAACCACCAAGGGAAAGAATGACAGACGCGCCCTGGCTCCTGAACCAGGACTCCCTCAGCCAGCCAGTAGCTTAGATGGCCCTGAAAATCCCTGCTCTGGGGTTGAGGGTAGGTACCACTTCAGCCCCAACAGGCTGCTGGCCACCAGCAGTCAAATTCCACAGCGAGTGCGCCTAGGGCGGGGCCTGGGCTGTGGGGAGGGCCAAGCCGCCCCCCACTCCTGGCTCCCGCGCCACGGGAAGGGCGGGTGTCAGCGCACGCGCGCCACGCTCTGGGAGACAGCATTCTCGGGAGCCCGACCGAGATCAGCGTTTCAGGAGAGACCACCCGGAGTGTATGCGAGCCGCAGGGGCAGACCAGAGGAAAAGGGCACCATGGCGGCTCTCCTATTGCTGCTGCCCCTACTCTtactgctgcctctgctgctgaaGTTGGACCTCTGGCCTCAGCTGCGCTGGCTGCCAGCAGACCTGGCCTTCACAGTGCGCGCCCTCCGCTGCAAAAGGGCCCTTCGAGATCGCGCGCTGGCCGCAGCGGCTGCAGACCCGGAGAGCCCCGAGGGCGGCTGCAGCCTGGCCTGGCGCCTCGCACACCTGGCCCGGGAGCGCCCGATGCACACTTTCCTCATTCACGGAGCTCAGCGCTTCAGCTACGCGGACGCCGAGCGCGAGAGCAACCGGGCTGCTCGCGCTTTCCTGCGCGCACGCGGCTGGGCCGGGGGCCGAGGCGACTCGGGCACCCGCAGCACCAAGGAAGGCGCAGGCGCGGCGCCTGTGGCCGGAGACCCGGAGACTGGAGGAGAGACGACCGCACCCCCTCTGGGACCGAGGGCGACTGTGGCGCTACTCCTCCCTGCGGGCCCGGAATTCCTATGGCTTTGGTTCGGACTGGCCAAAGCCGGCCTGCGCACGGCCTTCGTGCCCACCGCCCTCCGCCGAGGGCCCCTGCTGCATTGCCTCCGCAGCTGCCGTGCAAGCGCGCTGGTGCTGGCGTCAGGTAGGACTGGGGAGCCAGAGGGGGCGGGTCTGGTCCCGGACCGAGTTCCCAAAGTGAGTGAGAAAAAGAGGCCCCTGGTCTGGGAAGGGATGGTGCTGAATCCAAAGGATTCCCAGGCCGTCGGATTACAGGTCCCAGGCGTAACATGGGTGGGATACCCATAGTGCCACCCTTACCCTAGAGGGACAGAGAGCAAGCCAACGGTGCTGAAGAGTTTAGCGTAGCTGGAGAGCCATGTTGCTCGATCTGCCCATCCTTGTAGAGTTCCTGGAGTCCCTGGAGCCGGATCTGCCCGCCCTGAGAGCCATGGGGCTCCACCTGTGGGCGACCGGCCCCGAAGCTCATCTTGCTGGAATCAGCAATTTGCTGTCCGAGGCTGCAGCCCAAGTGGATGAGCCAGTGCCTGGGTACCTCTCTGCCCCCCAGAGCATGATGGACACCTGCCTGTACATCTTCACCTCTGGGACTACCGGTGAGATGCcgaggcagagctgggaaggtcTAGGGAGAGGACTTTCAGGTCACTCTGGCCACCATCCCAGGCAGTTTCGCTCCTTCCACTCCCCAAACCACCCACTTTTCCAGGACATGGGACTCCTCAGCTGACTTGCCCCTCTTTGCCACCCTTCAGGCCTGCCCAAGGCTGCTCGCATCAGTCACCTGAAGGTCCTGCAATGCCAGGGGTTCTACCAGCTGTGTGGTGTTCACCAGAAGGATGTGATCTACCTCGCGCTCCCACTGTACCACATGTCTGGCTCCCTGCTGGGCATCGTGGGCTGCTTGGGCCTTGGTCAGTCTCCCTCACATATTCCTCTAGCACAGGGAtccccaaccttcctaatgctgtgccctttaatacagttccgcctgtcgtggtgaccccccagccataaaatgatttcattgctacttcataactgtaatgtcgctactgttatgaatcatgatgtaaacaTCTGGGATGCGACCTCACTGGCTGAGAGCCACTCTTCAGCAagtgcagaaggacctcctatgcCTGCCTTGCCTGGAGGAACTCCTGGTGGATGGCAGGAAACGTTATCCACTCGGGGCCACAGGCTGAGCCAGTATGGAGGATCCAGACTTCAGGGAGGACAAAGAGAAGGGCTGTGTCAGTCCCTAAGGAGTGTTAGCCTCACCAGACACAAGTGGGGAAAGATTCACCCactagcctgtcctggaactagctctcgtagaccaggctggcttcgaactcacaaagatccgcctgcctctgcatcccgagtgcaccaccactgtccggctcaTCCACCGTTCTTAAGGCAGGTCCTTCCCTGGGAGCAGAGGTGCTTAGGGTCATCTCTTgaccttctctcccttttctggcAGGTGCCACGGTGGTACTCAAGCCCAGGTTCTCAGCTAGCCAGTTCTGGGAAGATTGCCAGAAGCACGGTGTGACAGTATTCCAGTACATTGGGGAGCTGTGCCGATACCTCGTCAACCAGCCCCCGGTGAGTAGGCACAGCGCAGGCCAGACAGCTGGGGACGCTGAGCCTGACTTCTGGAAACTGGAGAGAGGAAGCTGGGAGAAGAAATAGCACCGTGCCAGTAGCCCACAGTTGAACACGCCCTCTGACacctagggagagagagagagggcacagTAGAGGGAGGGACAGAGCTCCACTCTGGGGACCTGGAAGCTTGAAGCTGCTGTCCTGTTTCTCACTCATCCCAGAGCCAGGCAGAACGTGGCCACAAGGTCCGgctggcagtgggcagtgggctgCGCCCGGACACCTGGGAGCGTTTCGTGCGGCGCTTTGGGCCTCTGCAGATCCTGGAGACATATGGGATGACAGAGGGCAACGTGGCTACTTTCAACTACACGGGACAACAGGGTGCCGTGGGGCGCGCGTCCTGGCTGTACAAGGTGAGAGGCAGAAGGGACATGAGAACCCTCAGAGCAGCAGGGGAAGTGAGAAGGAAGGCTCCTGAAGCTGGTGGCCCAGCGTGgctctcctcttccccagcacctcttccccttctccttgaTTCGATACGATGTCCTGACAGGGGAGCCTGTTCGGAATGCCCAGGGGCGTTGTGTGGCCACAGCTCCAGGTTTGTACTTGGGTTGGGGTGAATCTGGCAGGCAAGGTTGGACTTGGCAGCTGAAGCGGGGTGGGGCCTGGAGGTCTGGGTGACATTGGGTAACTCACTCCTGACCCCAGAATTTTTCCAGGTGAGCCAGGGCTATTGGTGGCCCCGGTGAGCCAGCAGTCCCCTTTTCTGGGCTACGCTGGGGCTCCAGAACTGGCCCAGGGGAAGCTGCTGAAGGATGTCTTCTGGCCTGGGGACGTTTTCTTTAATACTGGGGACCTCTTGGTCTGTGATAAGCAAGGCTTTCTTCATTTCCATGATCGTACGGGAGACACCTTCAGGTATCTGTAACTTTCCAGTCGACTTCCAAACTCAGTGATTCAGACCTCAGAAAGCCAGCGCTAtgccctcccacctcaccccacgTCCAGTCCTACCTCtttctcaggcttggcagcagccttcttccctggcctctttctctcctcaccaGAATTCTAGGCCCTTAACCCTTCTCCGCGCGTCTCTGTCTTCAACAGGTGGAAGGGGGAGAATGTGGCCACTACGGAAGTGGCGGAAGTCTTGGAGGCCTTGAACTTCCTGCAGGAGGTGAACGTCTATGGAGTCAGTGTGCCAGGTACCCAGCGTGGGGGGCGGGGAATGCCAGGTGCTGAGTGTGGGGGGCGGGGAATGCCAGGTACCCAGCGTGGGGGGGCGGGGAGTGCCAGGTACCCAGCGTGGGGGGCGGGGAGTGCCAGGTGCTCAGTGTGCGGGGGCGGGGAATGCCAGGTGCTCAGTGTGGGGGGCGGGGAATGCCAGGTGCTCAGTGTGGGGGGCAGGGAATGCCAGGTGCTCAGTGTGCGGGGTGGGGAGGACCCTGAACACCTCACACAGCCCTGCTCGGGCACAGGTACTAGAAGGGCTTCcgtgtctcccacccaccagggcACGAAGGCAGGGCTGGCATGGCAGCCTTGGCCCTGCGACCCCCACAGGCTTTGGACCTTGTTCAGCTGTACGCCCACGTTTCTGAGAACTTACCACCGTATGCGCGACCCCGATTCCTCAGGCTCCAGGTAACCAGCCACTCCTGCCCCAACCCCCAGCGCGTCTACCACTGTCAGTGGTTCTGTTCTTATGTCTCAactcttgctgttttctttcttctttttgtttattgattttatcGAACTATATATTTTACTCCGCTCATCTCCCTTCCTATCCTCCCCTATGATCCCCACACTcacaacttactcaggagatcttgtctttttaaacCCCACAAAGGAATCCCAGGCAGGAGACactccaggaagagaaaggaaaggacactTGCCCCTTGCTAGACTtgcttctcctccccctcccttttgctctcgtgtgtgtgtgtgtgtgtgtgtgtgtgtgtgtgtgtgtgtgtgtgcgcgcgcgcgtgtgtgtgtgtgtgcgcgcgcgcgctgcTTTGGCTGCTATCCTGGGGGTCCCCAGCCacctcctttgaggcagggtccctaTTGGCTTGCATGCTTGCCAGTTAGGGTAGATTGACCTGTGAATCCCAGAGGGGCTCCCGCCCACCCCACCTTCTCCCAGCGTTCTTCACGGGTCCTGTTGACTGACTTCAGGTCTTCCTTCATGCTTTGCTGAGTGGGCTGGCTCCCTTCAGCCCCTCCTTCAGGCttctcacttctttctctctggccctcaccttactatgtgtgtatgtattcagcaTGCCCACAAGTCTGTGCCCTTCTGGCCGGCAGCGGGCCTGCACTAAATGGACAAAGTACTTTCCTCCAGCTCTCTTTGAAAGCCCCCTTCTCTCCCCAGGAGTCTCTGGCCACTACCGAGACCTTCAAACAGCAGAAGGTTCGGATGGCGAATGAGGGCTTTGACCCCAGCGCTCTGCCAGACCCTCTTTATGTCCTAGACCAGGAAGTGGGTGCCTACCTGCCCCTCACACCTGCCCGCTACAATGCCCTCCTCTCTGGAGACCTTAGAATCTGAGACCTTCCACTTAAGGGAGGGCTCTGGGGGTACAGCCTCCATGACTGTACCAGGGGTTTGGGGATCTTTTGATATGGAGTGATTATCATTTTGTAATAAACAGCTGGAGCTTATCTGGTTCGTCTTCCTGGTCGGTGGGGCTGCTTTCCCGTGGGGCCCCAGGCTCCGCATTCCTGTCCTGACCTTATGTGACCCTGAGCTGTGGCTGAGCCTTTCTGATAATCACATCTGACCCTGCTGGGTCCTGGAGAAGCCCTGGTGGCTGATGTTTGTGCTCTTGATTGTTCATTTACACTGCTGTCTCAAGAGCTGTAGGATTCCAGAGGACTGACTGGGATGGCAGAAGCAGATAGAGAAACACAGCCTCCCTACACCCCGCTCCGATACCACACCACTCCCACCGACCCCCTCCTGCTGACCCCACCACAGCCTGGGTGGGGAACACTGAGATACAGTGATCTATAGAAATCAGACAGGGAGGGAGCCCTCAGCCTAAGACCACCAGTCAGACTTCTAGAAGGAGAGTTGACTTCCACAGCCCCTTAGGGTGGGGCTCGAGAAACTGCAGGCAGGGATGAGGCGGGGTGGGAAGCTGAGAGggctcctttcatctcctgaagGAAGAGTCCAGAAAGTTC
The nucleotide sequence above comes from Microtus pennsylvanicus isolate mMicPen1 chromosome 7, mMicPen1.hap1, whole genome shotgun sequence. Encoded proteins:
- the Slc27a3 gene encoding long-chain fatty acid transport protein 3; amino-acid sequence: MAALLLLLPLLLLLPLLLKLDLWPQLRWLPADLAFTVRALRCKRALRDRALAAAAADPESPEGGCSLAWRLAHLARERPMHTFLIHGAQRFSYADAERESNRAARAFLRARGWAGGRGDSGTRSTKEGAGAAPVAGDPETGGETTAPPLGPRATVALLLPAGPEFLWLWFGLAKAGLRTAFVPTALRRGPLLHCLRSCRASALVLASEFLESLEPDLPALRAMGLHLWATGPEAHLAGISNLLSEAAAQVDEPVPGYLSAPQSMMDTCLYIFTSGTTGLPKAARISHLKVLQCQGFYQLCGVHQKDVIYLALPLYHMSGSLLGIVGCLGLGATVVLKPRFSASQFWEDCQKHGVTVFQYIGELCRYLVNQPPSQAERGHKVRLAVGSGLRPDTWERFVRRFGPLQILETYGMTEGNVATFNYTGQQGAVGRASWLYKHLFPFSLIRYDVLTGEPVRNAQGRCVATAPGEPGLLVAPVSQQSPFLGYAGAPELAQGKLLKDVFWPGDVFFNTGDLLVCDKQGFLHFHDRTGDTFRWKGENVATTEVAEVLEALNFLQEVNVYGVSVPGHEGRAGMAALALRPPQALDLVQLYAHVSENLPPYARPRFLRLQESLATTETFKQQKVRMANEGFDPSALPDPLYVLDQEVGAYLPLTPARYNALLSGDLRI